From the genome of Liolophura sinensis isolate JHLJ2023 chromosome 5, CUHK_Ljap_v2, whole genome shotgun sequence:
GGGCCGGTCCGCAAGGCCTAGGAGGTAGCCTGTGCTAAGTTAACGACCTCACGAGAGAAAATGAAACTATTATTACAGGAAGGCTAAGCCAGGAAGTTTCTCTCCTGCAGACAAGGTGGTGGTTTCGTTGTGTCTCTACCCATTCAAGGCCAAGATCAGTGGACCATATCAGATGGTGAAGAAAGTCGACGATGTTAATTATGTTGTTAGCACCCCTGATCGCAGGAACGTTGAAAGAGTGTGTCACTTTAATATTATTCTCATGATCTGAATAAATCAGTAACAGTTTTGAAGTATATTGTCAAATAATGTAGATGGGAGTGACGACTTGTCTACTGTGTGTACTGCGAGTCCAAAGACCCGGGTAGCACTCAAGTAGATTTGTTAGATCCGAAGCTGGTAAACTCAGGTGTTGTCATGTTTTTGACCGTTAGAGACAAGATATGTGTCCAGCTTGCTCAAGGCTTatcgtgagtgagtgagtgagtgcttggtgtttaacgtcgtaccaaGGCTTATCGTGAGATGTATGCTAATGTACTAGTTGTACAAATGCTGCCACACATGATGTAGAGGAAGGAGGAGCTGCTCTGTCAAACAGCAACCCAACTAAGCTAAAACTGGTTAACAagaaaatacagtacatgttagaCAATGGAAAtacagtacacgtacatgtagtctgtatgTATAACTGAAATCTGTAGTGAGTTTTCAAACTTCCCTCTAATCCTCCATTGTACGATCAAAGTTTGTCACATGGGTACCCCCGCCTCAAAACAAACAGCTAGATTTTTACAGGACGTTACTGGGTCTTTTCTTGTCGTTGTCTTTACTCAGATCACCAAGCCATTATCGAAAACAAGACCTTGCTCGGAAAGGGCTGTCGTGCTCGGATGACAAAGTACGCCATTCCCGCCTCGCCGATGCCTCTCTATCATTAGTTAGGCCGACAATGGCTGCTATTAGCACCACACTTCGAAATCGCAGACAATTTAGGGCGACAAGATCGCATTAAATATATCCAACGTTGATTTAGTTGACACAGTCACTGTTAATAAATCGTGCCGTACACAGAGGAGGGGTTGTACTAGTGTTCGGGTAATTACATCACTGTTACTTTACGTGTCTATTTCAGTACACTGACCAAACCACGTTCGCCGTATCCTGATAAGGGAAGGGTCTGGCTTTTGTATCACAACAGAATGATTCACGTGACCAGAATGTGACCAGGGCAGAAAGTTTACAGTTCATTTGCCAGCCATACCAGTCCAGGCCAGCTCCATTATGAGATCCATTCCCAATTTGTTCATTCTGAACACGTGCACAGAGCATGTACACGTACGTGTTCAACTTGGTGTTTTGTGGACAAAACCTTGTCCCAACATCCTTGTAAGGGTGTTTCACTTTCAACATATATTACAATGAAGTTATCTTGATAAATTTCAAGAACATTCTATAATTCATTGATGGTTATTCAAAACAGACAGAATGTCGCTGAGATGACTAATGGTTTCTTCTGGAAGTACCAAAGTTCCTGAGCAATAAGGTCGTCGGTTCGAACGCAGCTCTGGGTCGGCTACTACATTATGTTAGGAGGTTTGATGGTGCCTGACTAGGTTGGGTTGTATCCCCTAGCCTCTTAATTCCCTAATCAGTCGAGGATTGTCATCACCACCATATATGAGAGCGATGAATCACTTTCCACAAGAGAACAAATGTATTGAGATAGTTAGAGCAGAAGATCATTATGCACAAGTTCTGCCGTGTTTTCCTCAACTTCTACGTAAAGCACAAAGCATGTATGGAAATTATACTAGGCTTTCACCGTGTTTCATGGCATTTTGATCACAACATTTGAAGAGAGCAgcactacatgtgtattgagGGGTGAGAGTTTGGGAACTATGTATGACAGGCGACACGATTGCTACAGATAACCAGCAGCTCAAAGCGTGGCATTGCACTTCTTTTGTTAATGACTATGTCGACAGTTGCTATTTCGGTTTTGGCCTGAAGTTTGTTATGAAGTTTGTCAGCTATCAGGCGAGTTGCGGGGGTTACCCAAGCCTTAAACCTGACAGTTGTcttgtaagcgaaatattcttgaggaccatttgttttatttattttacatagggcggtctaccagcaacctgcggatggtcgtcggtttcccctgggatctgccctgtttcctcccaccataatgtaggCCGCCGTGAGTGAAACACTCCttattacggcgtaaaacaccaatcaaataaataaatttattgctggtaggaaaccgggcaaagcaaGCATGATCTGCACTTGAACTCAGTGAAAGCACTGCTGATAGACTTctcggtcattgcgccgtgctggcgtgctggcgtgctaaccgcCTCGACCCTCTTGCGCACaattaaaacacctttcaaataaatgtgAACGACATAACGCTATTGCAAAATCTTACTTCATATTCCATGAATCTCCACGAAACTTTGAAAAACCTTGTACAATTATCGTGCGGCGAAACCACGTGGAATATCGCGAGATTATGCTTTTACATAAGCGTAACTTCCTAGAGAGACCTATATTCTAAACCTGAGGCTTGATCATGGAGTTGGTTAGCTTCCTAGCTGCTCTCACTTCTGTGTTTAGAGCCGTCACCCTACCGGAACCAGTTATCACACGTCTGGGCGACGGAGGGATAAGGTTCCAAGTAAACGGTAGGTTTGTGATGCTGATACCGCGGAACAATTTTTGATTTAGGTCAAAACCTAAAACCTGAATATATTGCGCACTTCATGGCCTCAGGCCCCGgaatcacgaagcgatcttcgctataagtcaacatttcaaatcactgtaaaattgttatttctgatataaaggaaaggaacataccaaatttaatgattaaaattttggatTGTGATATATTTGTCTTAACATATCATTTGTTGAGTGTTGTCAGTATTAACTCTTGTGTTGTAAAAATCAGTTTCACAATTCAAATGTTCACCCAAGTTAAAATTAGCTTTGCGTAATCCGCCCGACCCTACAAACGGCTATGAGAAGAGTGAGGGGTTTTGTTCAGTCCTGTGACTGACACTATGATTTACTGATTTcggttatgttttgtttctctaTAATTTTGAGTCCATCCATGAACTAAAAGTTaagttttttctgtgtttcgTACAAAAGTGTCCTGTCAAGTCACACAGAGACCTGCTTGATCATTCCAAAACTTGCATAAACCTAAAACTCTACATCATAGGCCTACTAGACAAGAGGTAAAATATTCACCTGTATTTTCAAAGCAAACATAGTAAGCTGATCTTATCATGTACAGAATTTTACGTAGAATTCCCTTTCAACAATAGAATGGGACTACTACTACTGTGCAAATGTTCTAAGATTACCAGATGTGCgcttttgttgttgaaaattgaATAGAAATTCTTTACAAAAGATTTCTAGGTCAAACAAATAGACCGTCTGCAAGTGGTGGTATGTGGAATCTCTTACTGTGAAATAAAATAGGGATTTCTTTGACGGACAGGATAGATAAACACAGAGATCGGCAGGCAACGAAACTTTCGGCCTTCTGGCCACAGGTTCGCATCCGCGATGTGGCGATTTGCAATACATTAAGCGaggggaaaaaaacacagaaatgtcATAATTGAAAAACTCAAAAACTCtatccaaaaatattttgtactaAATTTATCTCACCTTTTAGTAAACGCATATGAATTTCTTGTTTTCCCACTATTAACAATTTAAGTTTCTCTGTAACATGTGTAATATAAGATaagatttgtttcattggttaaTTACATGCAGTATAACATGATTagatttcacaaaaatgaaGTTTGGGGTGAAAAACTGCCTTCACACTATTACACCAAAATATGAGCTAGGTCCACCATCTGCTTTTTCAAAATATGGCCTGTAACTTTCAGTTTAAACATTTAGCTATACTTCATACAGGAAAAACAATATTATCAGTAGATATCGGGACctatattttaattacatgtacagtttccCATGTGTCTTAACTCTGATGATCTTTGATGACCATCAGCTGTTTTGTCCTTCAGTCCACCAATACGGTGCGCATGCGGATTTACCAAACGGGCTTGGCACCGGTGTTCGTAACTGAAGGACattgttgtacatttttttcattcgaGACTCACGGACATGCTcattacagcgcatgcgtcgctctatTCAtttgctttacaccactgccaccgttaacaattttttacagaaatcttgaatgACGCCAAAGTGCCTGGTGTCATGGCGATGTGATAAAAAGTGATGTccacaaaaatttttaaaaaatccgtTTGAACGTTTTAATATACATCCAGTATTTCTATAAATACCGGACGTATGTGCATTCTCTCTCTATCATTTGTATGCAGTTACtgattctaaccaacatttgaaacagttttatttaggAATGTTGAATGCAGTCCCATTTGGAGGCATTAGTGTTTAGACAGAGCGGAAAACAAGCCGATACGTGCGTCGCACGGGCTCCAAAAGTGAAGCTTGTCTAGTTGTGGCAGTGGTGGTAAGTGAGAGGAGAGtcgcacatgcgctgtaaggagtataaTTTATGGATACAGTATATACTCCACTTACAGATGTGCCAGGTACGGCTCAGGTGGGCCTTCACTTCTCTGTGAACAAGCCTGTCCATGGTTTAGCACCCGGGGATGCCAACGCGAACCTCAAATATCAACAAGGTAAATCACGGTTTTAAGCAACTCGAGTCATTTAGCAACTGCCTGTGTGACTAATTCCACTTagcgggttttttttttttaaaatttattctaactgttattAATTATTCCTAAAATCCAAAGGAAACATTCAAatcacatttattgttttaacttaagtcaaaGCCGACTTTATGGAATCGGCCAAAGTTCCTTTTTAAAGTCCACATTGTGTTGACTTGTAGTGTTCGGCCTTCAGTCTGTTTACTGTAGCCTGCAATTATCTAGTTTAGATAAAATTAGCCAAGGCTATTTCTTATCAGGTCAGTGCATCATTGTGACCAGCCGATCCGATGTCAACATCTCAATAGTGCTGCTACATTGAAATGCCATGCTGAATATACTGAGTTGGAccgttacacatgtaaattcatTCTTCCGCATAGCAGATGGGACATGGGTGTATGAGAGCCACAATGCCAGTCTGTCATCCTCGGACACGGTATACTACTGGCTACATCAGACGGTCCACGGTATGAGCTACACACTGACGGACCGGAAGTGGACAGTACCAAGTAAGTCATGCTGCTGGAAATTGTCAGTCAAAGATCATTTCTGTAGGTACTGACTTTGCAAAATGTtacacagaaaataattttaaaaaaagtatagaaaataattttttttcgctaattattttgaaaattttttaaatcaatTAAAGTTGTTTATCAGGTatgaaaaatattgtgaaaagaGAGATCAGTTTAAAGCCTTTAAAATGGAACTCTCAGATATTGTCGCATTGGTGTGTTAAGAGGAAGGGTGATGTAATTAGGTGGTGTAATCAGGTGATGTGATAAGGTGGTGTAATCAGGTGATATAATCAGGTGGTTTAATCAAGTGGTGTGATCAGGTGGTGTGATAAGGGGGTGTAATCAGGTGGTGTGATCAGGTGGTGTGATCAGGTGGTGTGATCAGGTGGTGTGATCAGGTGGTGTGATCAGGTGGTGTGATCAGGTGGTGTGATCAGGGGGTGTAATCAGGTGGTGTAATCAGGTGGTGTGATCAGGTGGTGTGATCAGGGGGTGTAATCAGGTGGTGTGATCAGGTGGTGTAATCAGCTGGTGTGATCAGGTGGTATAATCAGCTGGTGTAATCAGCTGGTGTGATCAGGTGGTATAATCAGGTGGTATATTCAGGTGGTTTAATCAGGTGGTGTGATCAGGTGGTATAATCAGGTGGTATAATCAAGTGGTGTGACCAGGTGGTGTGATAAGGGGGTGTAATCAGGTGGTGTGATCAGGTGGTGTGATCAGGTGGTGTAACCAGGTAGTGTGACCAGGTGGTGTGACCAGGTGGTGTAATCAGGTGGCGTAATCAGGTTCTTGATATATATAATAGAAATATATAGTCTACTTCTTGCCAAATACCCTGCAGTATATAAAAACTATAGGCCCTTTTTTTTAAGTCTTACGATAATTCACGagtgaaaaaacatttttgactgCTGTCTGacagatatatgcatatacatatatatcacaatTCGCCAATCCTCTGTTTTGCGGCGGTCCATTAAACACCAAAGGGTTTGTTTTCAGGCAGACTGCGGTTGATTTTAGAGGATCACTTTGACACGCTGAACCTCACAGAATGGGAACATGAGGTGACGGCGTCCGGTGGAGGGGTAAGCTTCTGTAAACAGTTTGTAGTATCAGTACTTCACATGAGCGAAAGTtcatcattaacttgccaaaagtttcAGGTTTACCCCGGGGAactacggtttcctccacccataaaacttaccgccatcgcataaatgaaatttctCGAGTCtggcgttaagcaataatcaagtaaataaacataaataaacccGTAATTTCTGAGACTGTAATCAAACCCTTAACTATGCTCCATTTGTGGACTAGAAGGTACACAAGGCTCAGTGCGAGGTAGACTGTACTACATGTGATTTTCGGCCGGTTATAACGCGCGCAGATATCCATCGAAGTGTTGCTCGTCATTGATCTGCTCTACTGAAAGTCGATCTGTTCTCTCTGCATGATAAACCGCTGGCTTACTGAGGCTGCCAGGCGCTTGACCAAAGAGGCCAAATACCCACAGCCTGCTCTCACCACTTCAGCTGCTGCTTGAAGTCAGGTTTGCCTTCGCTGGTActggtacctggcgaagggtaTTGGTTTAACTTGCATGGACACTCGTGTTTCTTCCACCCGTAAATTAacctggccactgtcgtatcaGTAAAAATccgtgagtacggcgtgaaatgccactcaaatacataaacaaagtcGAGATTTAGATACATAAAATCCTAATGCAGGTATGATAGttataaaatggaaaagaaCTGACTTAACATGCCTATTTAGGTGTTTTCACGCGTATCACCATGTATCAATCAttagggctctgcctggtttccacctaccataatgctggccgccctcgtataagtgaaatattcttgagtacggcgtagaacaccaatcaatcaatcaaatcaaatcgaTCATTAGATTTAACTGCGAGGTGAATACACTATGAACCCTACCCTTGGAAACGtctgtaaattctcctcacaacAGACGTACAGATAAAAATCCTACAGTGGTGATACCAGAGGCTAAGTCGAACGTCCATTTCTGACCTGATGTCTGAGCGCCTCTTGCCTTTTTATGATTACTGACATTCTGACTTTCTCATTTTGTGACTTGGTTGATAATGACAATGTATTAAGCTAATTATCCCACTTCGCATCCGTAAACAAGAATTAGCATGCGAAAATTGCCCTCGATCGGCAAGGTATGTGCTATACTTTGACCTGATCAAGCCGTAGTGTGTGTTCAcccattttttttccttccagAACTGGGAATTCCAGATTTACAGTCAAGAAGAAGTGAACAGTTATGTTCGTGATAACACACTGTTCATTAAACCAGTGAGTGTGACTTACCTGAGGCAGTTATAAGTGTATAACAAGCATTGAaggcttcatgtacatgtaagcaaaaGCATCATATAGCATGCTGCAAAAAGTGAACGAGTAAGTCTATTGGCGTGCATGCTCTCACGTAATGCATGAGAAATAACCGCTCAACACATCAACtgattgtaaatgtttattgaatatttttgataCAGAATTTGATTaaatcattagatgtgtgtgttCATTAACTGTTCTACGTTCAGACAATGTTTCGATGACGCGAAAGCATACAACTGACATGTCTCCATTTTCTTAAACTTGTCCTGACGCAAACTAGTCCAACTCCGTGATAATCAGTAGTTGCTAAGCAAGTTCATGCCTGATAGATACGGCCGTCTAACCGAACGCCTCAAGAAATGATTGCATTGTCCCTGATGTACAATTAATTAGCCTCAAAGCCTTTTATCACGTAAGGAAGTTTAAAGAAGTTTGCTTCCAACAGCCCACGGTGTTgaatttacttttcttttttcgttttttGCAGACTCTTACATCGGATAAATTTGGTGAAGCTTTCTTGTACAATGGGACATTAAACATGACAGGTAACTGGCTATGAGGCGTTATTTCTTATCTCTAAACCTATCACACTCTATCATAAGCTCATCGCATCCTGAtctataattttatcacattCTAACATAAACTTATCTCATACAGATGTCACACATCTCTGCTCATCCAGATATATAAGATTATCACACTCTAATATAATCTCTGCTCATCCAGAGGTATAACGTTATCCCACTATAACATAATCCCTTCTCATCTTGATCTGTAAGATTATCACACCCTAACATAATCTCTGCTCATCCAGCGGTATAACGTTATCCCACTATAACATAATCTCATCTTATCTTGACCTATAAGGTTATCCCACTCCACAATAAGCTCACCTCATCCTGATTTATTGGGTTTTCCACTATAGCAGTCTAAACATCAGTTCAACTGGAAATTAAAAATACAGACCTATACAATATCTCTTTTTGAGATTCAAAGAGGTGGGAATAAAGTAGTGTTTCCTAAAATGTTTTAAGCGATATGTTTTGCCTTATCCAATGCCTGTTGTTAAAAGTCAAGGAAATCTGTTTCCAAGACACGCATGTGCTTTGAATTGTAGGTGCCAGCTGTAAGATGAAGCAAAATGGCTAAAAATGGAATAGCCATCGACGCTCAGATTTAGCAATGACTGTCTTTACTTTCAGAGTTATTCGGCAAGTGCACTCAATCGGATTTTTACGGCTGTTTCCGTGAGGGGAAGTATGGCGTGATCAACCCGATAATGTCCGCTCGTATCATCACCAAAAAGAGTTTCAAGTATGGCAGAGTGGAAATATGGGCTAAGATGCCGCGAGGAGATTGGATATGGCCCGGTAAGAATATGGGGGAATAGCGACAATAAACACAATGTACGATCCAGGTATATTAAATCTTACCAAAACATGGTCATAAAATCTGTACCTTGTACTGAGCACAATTGCAAGAAATACAGAGAATCTATACACAAAAAACTACACAGTTAGTCCATAATTTGAGATTTAAGAAATTGTTTTTGCTATCTTTCAGCCATGTGGTTTCTTCCTAAGAACTGGGAGTATGGAACGTGGCCTAGGTCGGGGGAAATTGATCTGGTAGAGGTGAGAGGTGtgtataaaacaacaaacattccAATTTTACTGTTTGCTTTCTTTATTTAATGCTACTTGTTTTATTGTAGTTGAACGCCGTTCGAAAATTTTTGTTCACTTATATAGTGGTTAACAGGCAACCATTCTTAAACGAAtttcatataaaacaaaaaagagagtaaaaacaaaacaacaaaggcAAAGAAGTTAGTCTTAAAAGCTCGCTAGCACGCAGCCACGAGTCACTCCCACAATATTTTGGTTAACATATATACGTCTTACGGAAATATTAAATGATCTAAAACTAATTGAAAAGtttagaaaaaaacattgaatttgATGCAACACATAACAACAAACTGCCACTGTCGACCAACGTGCAACCTATAAAAGCAGaaatgctatatttaacttaaataatgttaaatccatGTTCAAATTTTGCCAGTGTTGAAGGGAAGAAAACGCCTAAAACGTTAACACTTTAATGGTTAAGAATTTCCAAAGTTTTAGATATCAAACCCTTCACAAAATGTTAAGAAATGATATATCCTCACACTTTCTTACTCCAAATTGACacttttaacaaattaacatcaAAAATGATGTTGCAACTTTCAAATGATCAGTCCGCGGTGTAACGTTTGTACTTCACTGCATTTAAGATGTTGTATCATTTAGcactttgaaaatgttgacaCTTTAACATTTGCGTTTTAAGAGGATACTTGTTGTCTTCTTCATACTTCGTCTATACTATGCAGTCAATGGCCAGTCTATTTCTGTACGAGTTTACGGGTACCATACACGCTTATAACCTTACTTTGTTCGTCTTTTTTAAGGCAATCGGCATTACGGAGACATCGGTATTGGCACCATGGGATCTACTCTTCACTGGGGACCAGTGTGGAATGTTAATGGTTATCGCCTCACGACACAGGAACGGTAGGCCTACGTCTATAGCGACCCTAGTCACTTGTTCAAATCACATATTGTATCTAGGAGTTTTTGTTTCAAGGCACCAATCTACTGTATTTTTGGTTagtatttttactttatttttactGTTTGTAATAAATTGTAACCCGCTTAATGTTATTATGAAAACTCCATTTGGTCTTGTCACAACACTACACTTACTTTTATACAGTTCAAAGTTTAtgcctgtatatgtatttttcatttcgCCAGCCATGCTAAGCCTAAGTGGACCTTTGCTGACGGATTTCATAAATACGTGCTGGACTGGGATTACACTCATATCAGGTACCGGTATATCTCATCAACCTTTACTAAGTGCGGTGCAAAGTACAATATTGGTTTCTTTACTTTCACTATCCATTTATAAATCAAGGCCTAGGTATTTGACCTATATACCTTGGCCAGTATTTAGCATAAATATCAATGTGTCTGGCCTTTTTCCCTACCAGTACTTGGCGTTTCTATACCGATCAAAACTGGCCTTTTCCTAGATCAGTATACCTGGCCTGTAGTATACAGTATCATCCCGCGAGTACTTCGACATTACATCGATCAATTGTGGCCATTCATCCGGCCAGAACTTGGTCTTTACTTATGTCATTACTTGACCCTTCCACCCAACCAGTCCTTGGCCTTTGACCCAGCCAGTACTTGGTCTTTCCTGTCGATCAGTACTTGGTCATTCATCTGGCCAGTACTTGGCATTTCCGGCTGACCAGCCCTTGGATATTCATCCGGTCAGTGCCTTGGCCTTTCCTGCCGACCAGTACTTGGTCATTCGTCAAGGCAGTACATGATCTTTCCCGCCAACCAGTAGTTGGTCATTCATCTGGTCGGTAGGCCCTACCTGGTCTTTCCTGCCAACAAGTACTTGGTCATTCATCCGGCTGGTACTTGGTCATTCATCCGGCTAGTACTTGGTCTTTCCCGCCGACAAGTCTTGTCCATTCACGCCATTTTATGTGAATGATAGTATGTTTTTAAATAGAACATacttcttttaaaaaaatgttagtgTTTCACTACATTTCTGTGTAAATTTGCAGGACTTACGTTGATGATGAGCTGGTCTTAGACATGCCTACCCCAGAGGAGGGATACTGGAAGTTTGGAGGATTCAGCGGGGAGGATATCTGGGCCAAGGGAGGGCGGGACGCTCCATTCGATAAGGAGGTAATGGTATAAAATCCAACGCAGCTTTCTGTAAACATTAATTTCATGGTGCACGCAACAAATAGCCGACGAAAAGCCAAGTTAAGTCTAGATGATTGATGGAGTCTAAATTTTGATCTGATGGAAATCATTTTCGTTCCTAATCAAACAAAGCATGACGGCGGACTGGTATATGCATCAGGTCTTTACAATGTGTCTACATCTCCACAGGCCCCTTATGTTAAAGGGGTACATaatcgacactgattggctgacagtgcaTGGAGATACGCTTTCCTGAGTTGCATCTTGCAGTCACGCTTTTGAAGAAATGCAACATACCTAAAATTGAGCCCAGTCAAGACATAGCCTAGACTTGATTATCCCCCAACCACctaatcagaatcgattctgtattcctttaagGAAATCGCCATTTCCAGGATGATGCGTGTTAGTAAAGGGACAGATCGTGGGAGATGTGTTCACCTTGGTTGGCCAGATATGCTTCCTTAATTACTTTCTGTTCTATACCAAGTAACTAATTGTCCGATTTGAGTTTTGTAAAACTGAAACATCAGgtgaatgtatacatatagttgTTTACCGTTTTTCATTCAAACAGTTCTATCTCATTCTGAATGTTGCTATTGGTGGAAAGCTGGGATATTTCCCGGACGATGTTCCCAACGAAGGACACAAGAAACCCTGGGCGAATGACTCGCCTCGGGCAGCTGATGAGTTCTGGGCGGCCAAAGATGACTGGTATCCGACCTGGATCCACGAAGACGCTGCTTTACAAGTgaaatcagtcaaaatttgGGAAAAAGCAGACTAGTACTAAACCCGTatataaaatctgaaatatgagTACCAAGAATAATCGGAAAAATGCATTCTCCTACGATAATCAAATTATCATGAAATGGTCAAGGAGTGAAAATATTTGGAGTAAAGTTCACATAATAACATATACAGTTTTTGTTTATAAGTGTGTATAATGTGCCTACATAATTATACGGACAGGGTCATTTATAGGGAGCCAAAGGGAGCCACACACATTGAAGTGATTTTTCAAATGATAAATCTGCTTTACTTCAAATCACTTTAATCAGCTTAATAcgctgtcattttcagccaattAAAGCATTTACTGAGCAAGTCAGTATGTCACTAATGATAAAATAAGCGATAGTGATGACTCGAGGGACCTGTTGTACGAGGCCATCGCAAATTGCGTGTGGTGTAACAACCATGACAAgatacagtgaagagatacgtcGCCACGGTAAATGTTCTTGGCGTAGTGTTGCGATAGCTTTGTAAAACGGGCTCAAGGTCAACTGTCATGGGCGTCCATTTCAGCATCTGGTGTCGCGACCATATGTTTCTTCTTTTTGTAGGGGACAGAACATACCTTAATGTTtcaatataaatgtcaacagtctgtatatatatatatatatatatatatatatatatatatatatatatatatatatatatatatatatatatatattcaacaaaattgtACCATTTCAGCGATTAAGCCTTTGGAACATAAAGCTATCAAGCACAGGTACCTGCCAGGCTTCGTGGTTTAAAACCTTAAGTCAGGCCAACTATAGCTGTATTTGGAACA
Proteins encoded in this window:
- the LOC135465881 gene encoding beta-1,3-glucan-binding protein-like; protein product: MELVSFLAALTSVFRAVTLPEPVITRLGDGGIRFQVNDVPGTAQVGLHFSVNKPVHGLAPGDANANLKYQQDGTWVYESHNASLSSSDTVYYWLHQTVHGMSYTLTDRKWTVPSRLRLILEDHFDTLNLTEWEHEVTASGGGNWEFQIYSQEEVNSYVRDNTLFIKPTLTSDKFGEAFLYNGTLNMTELFGKCTQSDFYGCFREGKYGVINPIMSARIITKKSFKYGRVEIWAKMPRGDWIWPAMWFLPKNWEYGTWPRSGEIDLVEVRGNRHYGDIGIGTMGSTLHWGPVWNVNGYRLTTQERHAKPKWTFADGFHKYVLDWDYTHIRTYVDDELVLDMPTPEEGYWKFGGFSGEDIWAKGGRDAPFDKEFYLILNVAIGGKLGYFPDDVPNEGHKKPWANDSPRAADEFWAAKDDWYPTWIHEDAALQVKSVKIWEKAD